In Venenivibrio stagnispumantis, a single window of DNA contains:
- a CDS encoding ATP citrate lyase citrate-binding domain-containing protein: MAQRGIREYDGKRILAQNWKDYFDDVFEYDFKSVLVTPETDFDKLPEEYPWLKETPLVAKPDMLFGKRGKLGLVLFKINKPGDVIYEDAVKWIKQKMSEEVEINGVKGHLTHFLIEPFVPHKQEEEYYVAFSMGEDADIVYMSAFGGIDVEENWDKVKEVKIPPLATDEEVEKLIKENVPVEIKDKEKYAEFVKRAYKLFKDLHFAYFEINPLVIVGNKVYPLDFVGKLDDTAAFVAGKKWGEVEFPSGFGRDLTPEEKYIKELDEKSGSSLKLTILNPEGRIWTLVAGGGASVVYADTVADMGYVNELANYGEYSGNPTRTETREYVKTVLDLMTRNKHPSGKPKILLIGGAIANFTDVAKTFDGIIDAFKEYADKMRAVGIKIYVRRGGPNYEVGLKRIKQAAEELGLPIEVYGPELHMTDIVRKALQEEQ, translated from the coding sequence ATGGCTCAGAGAGGAATTAGAGAGTATGATGGAAAAAGAATTTTAGCTCAAAATTGGAAAGATTATTTTGATGATGTATTTGAGTATGATTTTAAATCTGTACTTGTAACTCCTGAAACAGATTTTGACAAACTTCCTGAAGAATATCCATGGCTTAAAGAAACTCCACTTGTTGCAAAACCTGATATGCTTTTTGGAAAAAGAGGAAAGCTTGGGCTTGTTTTGTTTAAGATAAACAAACCGGGAGATGTTATTTACGAAGATGCAGTAAAATGGATAAAACAAAAAATGAGCGAAGAAGTTGAAATAAATGGAGTAAAAGGGCATCTAACCCATTTCTTAATAGAGCCTTTTGTTCCACATAAACAGGAAGAAGAATATTATGTAGCATTTTCTATGGGAGAAGATGCAGATATTGTTTATATGTCTGCTTTTGGTGGTATAGATGTTGAAGAAAACTGGGATAAAGTTAAAGAAGTAAAAATTCCACCTCTCGCAACAGATGAAGAAGTTGAAAAATTAATAAAAGAAAATGTTCCGGTAGAGATAAAAGATAAAGAAAAATATGCAGAATTTGTAAAAAGAGCTTATAAACTTTTTAAAGATTTACATTTTGCATATTTTGAAATAAACCCTCTTGTTATTGTTGGTAATAAAGTATATCCTCTTGATTTTGTTGGAAAGCTTGATGATACTGCTGCTTTTGTAGCAGGTAAAAAATGGGGTGAAGTTGAATTTCCTTCTGGTTTTGGAAGAGATTTAACACCGGAAGAAAAATATATAAAAGAACTTGATGAAAAATCCGGTTCATCTTTAAAATTAACTATATTAAATCCTGAAGGTAGAATTTGGACTCTTGTTGCAGGTGGTGGAGCTTCTGTTGTTTATGCAGATACAGTAGCAGATATGGGATATGTAAATGAACTTGCTAATTATGGTGAATATTCAGGAAACCCAACAAGAACAGAAACAAGAGAGTATGTAAAGACAGTGCTTGATTTAATGACAAGAAATAAACATCCTTCCGGAAAACCAAAAATCCTTTTAATTGGCGGTGCTATTGCTAACTTTACAGATGTAGCAAAAACTTTTGATGGTATTATAGATGCATTTAAAGAATATGCAGATAAGATGAGAGCCGTCGGCATTAAAATCTATGTAAGACGTGGTGGGCCAAATTATGAAGTTGGCTTAAAAAGAATTAAACAGGCAGCAGAAGAGCTTGGTTTACCAATAGAAGTGTATGGACCAGAATTACATATGACAGATATAGTTAGAAAAG